The Paenibacillus sp. RUD330 genome has a segment encoding these proteins:
- a CDS encoding carbohydrate ABC transporter permease, producing MDRSVQSLERNARRSRQPRRMLTLAVGYLLLLLLALFMMGPFLWLLSVSLMPGKNVFAFPPPIFPTFVKLTNYTEVWGFINFPKYIGNTLIITALGLALNLVLSLTTAYPLAKMRFKGRSLVFAILVSTMIIPSSTALIVHYLTIGWLGLIGSYIGVVLPSAVSVFNIFLMRQTFMGVPDDIRDSGKIDGASELRIFLRLMVPMVKPGIAVILLLEFMAYWNNFLWPIVVLDDPGKYPLAAALTYLNGQFAYNFGWIAAGTILSVLPIILVFLFTQRYYMEGISGAVKG from the coding sequence ATGGACCGCTCCGTCCAAAGCCTGGAACGGAATGCCCGGCGCAGCAGGCAGCCGCGCCGCATGCTGACGCTGGCGGTCGGCTACCTGCTTCTGCTGCTGCTGGCCTTGTTCATGATGGGGCCGTTTCTCTGGCTGCTCAGCGTGTCCCTCATGCCGGGGAAGAACGTGTTCGCCTTCCCGCCGCCGATCTTCCCGACCTTCGTCAAGCTGACCAACTACACGGAGGTTTGGGGCTTCATCAATTTTCCCAAATACATCGGCAATACGCTGATCATCACCGCGCTCGGCCTCGCGCTCAACCTGGTGCTGTCGCTGACGACCGCCTATCCTCTGGCCAAAATGCGCTTCAAGGGACGCTCGCTCGTCTTCGCGATCCTCGTCTCCACGATGATCATTCCGTCGTCGACGGCGCTCATCGTCCATTACCTGACGATCGGCTGGCTCGGCCTCATCGGATCCTATATCGGCGTCGTGCTTCCGTCGGCCGTGTCCGTCTTCAACATCTTCCTGATGCGGCAGACGTTCATGGGCGTGCCCGACGACATCCGCGACTCCGGCAAGATCGACGGAGCTTCCGAGCTGCGGATCTTCCTGCGGCTCATGGTGCCGATGGTGAAGCCGGGCATTGCCGTCATTCTGCTGCTGGAATTCATGGCGTACTGGAACAACTTCCTCTGGCCGATCGTCGTGCTCGACGATCCCGGCAAGTATCCGCTCGCAGCGGCGCTGACGTATCTGAACGGCCAGTTCGCCTACAACTTCGGCTGGATCGCGGCCGGCACGATCCTGTCGGTGCTGCCGATCATCCTCGTGTTCCTGTTCACGCAGCGGTATTACATGGAAGGGATTTCGGGAGCGGTGAAAGGGTAG